A genomic window from Camelus ferus isolate YT-003-E chromosome 9, BCGSAC_Cfer_1.0, whole genome shotgun sequence includes:
- the LCAT gene encoding phosphatidylcholine-sterol acyltransferase produces the protein MGLPGSLRQWVLLLLGLLVPPAAPFWLLNVLFPPHTTPKAELSNHTRPVILVPGCLGNQLEAKLDKPDVVNWMCYRKTEDFFTIWLDLNMFLPLGVDCWIDNTRVVYNRSSGRVSNAPGVQIRVPGFGKTYSVEYLDNSKLAGYLHTLVQNLVNNGYVRDETVRAAPYDWRLEPSQQEEYYLKLAGLVEEMHATYGKPVFLIGHSLGCLHVLYFLLRQPQAWKDRFIDGFISLGAPWGGSVKPMLVLASGDNQGIPIMSSIKLKEEQRMTTTSPWMFPSSQVWPKDHVFISTPSFNYTIHDFQRFFADLHFEEGWYMWLQSRDLLAGLPAPGVEVYCLYGVGLPTPSTYIFDHGFPYTDPVGVLYEDGDDTVATRSTELCARWQGRQPQPVHLLPLPGTQHLNMVFSNHTLEHINAILLGTYRNSTPIPSAASPALLPPE, from the exons ATGGGGCTACCCGGCTCCCTACGGCAGTGGGTCCTACTGCTGCTTGGGCTGCTGGTCCCCCCTGCCGCCCCCTTCTGGCTCCTCAATGTGCTCTTCCCCCCGCACACCACGCCCAAGGCTGAGCTCAGTAACCACACACGGCCCGTCATTCTCG TGCCTGGCTGCCTGGGGAATCAGCTGGAAGCCAAGCTGGATAAACCAGATGTGGTGAACTGGATGTGCTACCGCAAGACAGAGGACTTTTTCACCATCTGGCTGGACCTCAATATGTTCCTACCCCTTGGGGTAGACTGCTGGATCGATAACACCAG GGTTGTCTACAACCGCAGCTCTGGGCGCGTCTCCAATGCCCCTGGTGTACAGATCCGTGTCCCCGGCTTTGGCAAGACCTACTCTGTTGAGTACCTGGACAACAGCAAGTTGGCAG GTTATCTGCACACACTGGTACAGAACCTGGTCAACAATGGGTATGTGCGGGATGAGACAGTACGGGCCGCGCCCTACGACTGGCGGCTGGAGCCCA GCCAGCAGGAGGAGTACTACCTGAAGCTTGCTGGGCTGGTGGAGGAAATGCACGCTACTTACGGAAAGCCCGTCTTCCTTATTGGGCACAGCCTCGGCTGCCTGCATGTGCTTTACTTCTTGCTgcgccagccccaggcctggaagGACCGCTTCATCGATGGTTTCATCTCTCTTGGGGCTCCCTGGGGTGGCTCCGTCAAGCCCATGTTAGTCTTGGCCTCAG GTGACAACCAGGGCATCCCAATCATGTCCAGCATCAAGCTTAAAGAGGAGCAGCGCATGACCACAACCTCCCCCTGGATGTTTCCCTCCAGCCAGGTGTGGCCCAAGGACCATGTGTTCATTTCCACCCCTAGCTTCAACTACACGATCCATGACTTTCAGCGCTTCTTTGCAGACCTGCACTTTGAGGAAGGCTGGTACATGTGGCTACAGTCACGTGACCTGCTGGCAGGACTCCCAGCGCCTGGTGTGGAAGTATACTGTCTGTATGGTGTGGGCTTGCCCACGCCCAGCACCTACATCTTTGACCACGGCTTCCCCTACACGGACCCCGTGGGTGTGCTCTACGAGGATGGTGATGACACTGTGGCCACACGCAGCACAGAGCTCTGTGCCCGCTGGCAGGGCCGCCAGCCGCAGCCTGTgcacctgctgcctctgcctgggacacAGCACCTCAATATGGTCTTCAGCAACCATACACTGGAGCACATCAATGCCATCCTGCTGGGTACCTATCGAAATAGCACCCCCATACCCTCAGCTGCCAGCCCAGCGCTCCTGCCCCCTGAATAA
- the PSMB10 gene encoding proteasome subunit beta type-10 isoform X2, with translation MQKKALEPRGGFSFDNCQRNASLERALPGLRVPHARKTGTTIAGLMFQDGVILGADTRATDDSVVADKSCEKIHFIAPKIYCCGAGVAADAEMTTRMAASNIELHTLSTGREPRVATVTRILRQTLFRYRGYVGASLIVGGVDFAGPQLYSVHPHGSYSRLPFTALGSGQDAALAVLEDRFQPNMTVQPVPLCPWDHSRPV, from the exons ATGCAGAAGAAGGCGCTAGAGCCCCGAGGGGGCTTCTCCTTCGATAACTGCCAGAG AAACGCATCCTTGGAACGCGCCCTCCCGGGGCTCCGGGTCCCTCATGCACGCAAGACCGGGACCACCATCGCAGGCCTTATGTTCCAA GACGGGGTCATACTGGGCGCGGATACGCGGGCCACTGACGATTCAGTCGTGGCGGACAAGAGCTGCGAAAAAATCCACTTCATCGCCCCCAAAATCTA CTGCTGTGGGGCTGGAGTAGCCGCGGACGCCGAGATGACCACGCGGATGGCGGCGTCCAACATAGAGCTACACACGCTGTCCACGGGCAGGGAGCCCCGAGTGGCCACGGTCACGCGCATCCTGCGCCAGACGCTCTTCCG GTACCGTGGCTACGTCGGGGCTTCGCTGATCGTGGGTGGCGTAGACTTCGCAGGGCCGCAGCTCTACAGCGTGCACCCCCATGGCTCTTACAGCCGTCTGCCCTTCACGGCCCTGG GCTCCGGCCAAGACGCAGCCCTAGCAGTGCTGGAGGACCGGTTCCAGCCGAACATGACG gtCCAGCCAGTACCACTTTGTCCCTGGGACCACAGCCGTCCTGTCTGA
- the CTRL gene encoding LOW QUALITY PROTEIN: chymotrypsin-like protease CTRL-1 (The sequence of the model RefSeq protein was modified relative to this genomic sequence to represent the inferred CDS: inserted 1 base in 1 codon; substituted 3 bases at 3 genomic stop codons) yields the protein MDRTWRLGMQAAEIATGPEVLRVRRGNESSRFGPLWGAYPGDTQEEVRGRLGCGKQVLTSPMAGCGVPDIKPVLSFSXRAVNGEKVVLGSWPCQVSLQDSKGFHFCGGSLISQAWMVIAAYCNVVXGSHFVILGEXDPSSSAETLQVLSISRAITHPSWNPTTINNDLTLLKLASPAQYTTYISPVCLASSNEVLPEGLXVVTTGWGRLSGMSNVTPACLQQVVLPLVTVSQCQQYWGSHITNSMICASASRAFLCQNDSRGPLISQNGNGWVLTSIVSRGTSDCNVCAPATYTRVSKFSTWVNQA from the exons ATGGACAGAACCTGGAGGCTAGGGATGCAGGCAGCTGAGATAGCTACAGGCCCAGAGGTGCTAAGGGTGAGAAGGGGTAATGAGTCTTCTCGATTTGGACCCCTCTGGGGGGCTTACCCTGGGGACACCCAGGAGGAGGTGAGAGGTAGGTTGGGATGTGGGAAACAAGTCCTCACCAGCCCAATGGCAGGCTGCGGTGTTCCTGACATCAAACCGGTGCTGAGCTTCAGCTAGAGGGCTGTCAATGGGGAGAAGGTAGTGCTGGGCTCCTGGCCCTGCCAGGTATCCCTGCAG GACAGCAAAGGCTTTCACTTCTGTGGTGGTTCCCTCATCAGCCAGGCCTGGATGGTCATTGCTGCCTACTGCAATGTTGTATGAG GCAGCCACTTTGTCATCCTGGGCGAGTAAGACCCATCATCCAGTGCTGAGACTTTGCAGGTTCTGTCCATCTCTCGG GCCATCACGCACCCCTCCTGGAACCCCACCACCATCAATAATGATCTTACACTACTGAAGCTCGCCTCCCCAGCCCAGTATACAACATATATCTCACCAGTTTGCCTGGCTTCCTCAAATGAGGTGCTGCCTGAAGGCC ATGTTGTCACCACTGGCTGGGGCCGCCTCAGTGGCATGA GCAATGTGACTCCGGCATGCCTGCAGCAGGTGGTTCTGCCCCTGGTCACCGTCAGTCAATGCCAGCAGTACTGGGGCTCACACATCACCAACTCCATGATCTGTGCAAGTGCTTCAAGGGCCTTCTTGTGCCA GAATGACTCCAGAGGTCCTCTTATCAGCCAGAATGGGAATGGGTGGGTGCTTACTAGTATTGTTTCCCGGGGCACCAGTGACTGCAATGTGTGTGCACCTGCCACGTACACTCGGGTTAGCAAGTTCAGCACCTGGGTCAATCAGGCATAG
- the PSMB10 gene encoding proteasome subunit beta type-10 isoform X1: MQKKALEPRGGFSFDNCQRNASLERALPGLRVPHARKTGTTIAGLMFQDGVILGADTRATDDSVVADKSCEKIHFIAPKIYCCGAGVAADAEMTTRMAASNIELHTLSTGREPRVATVTRILRQTLFRYRGYVGASLIVGGVDFAGPQLYSVHPHGSYSRLPFTALGSGQDAALAVLEDRFQPNMTLEAAQVLLVEAITAGILGDLGSGGSVDACVITGTSAKLLRTLSSPTKPIERSSQYHFVPGTTAVLSETVMPLTLELLEETVQAMDVE, from the exons ATGCAGAAGAAGGCGCTAGAGCCCCGAGGGGGCTTCTCCTTCGATAACTGCCAGAG AAACGCATCCTTGGAACGCGCCCTCCCGGGGCTCCGGGTCCCTCATGCACGCAAGACCGGGACCACCATCGCAGGCCTTATGTTCCAA GACGGGGTCATACTGGGCGCGGATACGCGGGCCACTGACGATTCAGTCGTGGCGGACAAGAGCTGCGAAAAAATCCACTTCATCGCCCCCAAAATCTA CTGCTGTGGGGCTGGAGTAGCCGCGGACGCCGAGATGACCACGCGGATGGCGGCGTCCAACATAGAGCTACACACGCTGTCCACGGGCAGGGAGCCCCGAGTGGCCACGGTCACGCGCATCCTGCGCCAGACGCTCTTCCG GTACCGTGGCTACGTCGGGGCTTCGCTGATCGTGGGTGGCGTAGACTTCGCAGGGCCGCAGCTCTACAGCGTGCACCCCCATGGCTCTTACAGCCGTCTGCCCTTCACGGCCCTGG GCTCCGGCCAAGACGCAGCCCTAGCAGTGCTGGAGGACCGGTTCCAGCCGAACATGACG CTGGAGGCAGCACAGGTGCTGCTAGTGGAAGCCATCACTGCAGGGATCCTGGGTGACCTGGGCTCTGGGGGCAGTGTGGATGCATGTGTGATCACGGGGACTAGTGCCAAGCTGCTGAGAACACTGAGCTCTCCCACAAAGCCCATAGAAAG gtCCAGCCAGTACCACTTTGTCCCTGGGACCACAGCCGTCCTGTCTGAAACAGTGATGCCACTGACCCTGGAGCTCTTGGAGGAAACGGTGCAGGCCATGGATGTGGAGTGA